The nucleotide sequence TCGATTTGGCCACCCGTCGCAGCATCTTCATACCGATGCTGCGGGTTGCCGCAATTGAGCCGAACGCGGTGACACTGAGCACCGCGAGCGTGTCGCTGCGCCACTTCGAGCAGCGGCCGGGCGAAGTGCTGGCGATTGGCCAGGTGCTTGACACGCCGGTGCGGGTGAACGACCCCGACCTGCCGGAGCTGGCCAACGCCGACATCGTGATCACCGACCTGGGGATCGAGCAAACCCGAACACGCGACTGGATGGTCACCAGAGTCGCCGTCCGCAGCCCGCGACGGCTGGGACGCCGCGGGCCGCTACACGTCGTCGACTGGCAAAACGTGCGCGGGCTGACTCCATCGGCCCTAGCGATGCCCGATCAGGACGTTGCTCAGCTGCTCGACCAGTTCGAGGGGCGGCGGGCGGTCGACGTCGCCGACGCCATCCGCGGGCTCCCGTCGAAGCGCCGCTACGAGGTGTTCAAGGCTCTCGACGACGAGCGGTTGGCCGACATCCTGCAGGAGCTGCCCGAGCTGGATCAGGCCGAGGTGCTCTCCCAGCTGGGTACCGAGCGCGCCGCGGATGTGCTCGAGGAGATGGATCCCGACGACGCCGCGGACCTGCTCGGTGTGCTGAATCCAACCGATGCCGAGGTCTTGCTGACTCGGATGGACCCCGACGACTCCGACTCGGTGCGCCGCCTGCTGCAGCACTCTCCCGACACCGCGGGTGGGCTGATGACCTCGAATCCGGTGGTGCTGACCCCAGACACCTCGGTTGCCGAGGCGCTGGCCCGGGTGCGTGATCCGGACCTGACCCCAGCGTTGTCATCCATGGTTTTCGTGGCGCGCCCGCCCACGGCGACGCCCACCGGCCACTATGTGGGCTACGTGCATCTGCAGCGACTACTTCGCGAACCACCGGCCGAGTTGGTCGGCGGAATCGTGGATACCGACCTACTGACCCTGACACCAGAGACCCCCTTGGCCGCCGTGACCCGCTACTTCGCCGCCTACAACCTGGTGTGCGGGCCTGTGGTCGACGACCAGAACCACCTGTTGGGAGCCGTCACCGTCGACGACCTGCTCGACCACTTGCTGCCCCATGACTGGCGGGTGGACGTCCAGCAGCTCGACCCCGCCGGCAGACCTGCCAGATCCGGAGGAGCCTTGTGAGCAAGACCCCAGCGGCACGACGGCTGTACACCCCTCGGACATCACGCGCCTTTGCACCGCGACTGGATCCCGAGGCGGTCGGGCGAACGACCGAGTCCATCGCACGCTTCTTCGGTACCGGGCGCTACCTGCTGGTGCAGACGCTGATCGTGGTGATCTGGATATCGCTGAACCTGTTCGCGGTCAAGCTGCGCTGGGATCCGTACCCTTTCATCCTGCTGAATCTGGCTTTCTCCACTCAGGCCTCCTATGCGGCACCGCTGATTCTGCTGGCCCAGAACCGGCAGGAGAACCGCGACCGTGTCCTGCTCGACGGTGATCGCCGCCGCGCCGCGCAGACCAAGGCCGACACCGAGTATCTGGCCCGCGAGCTGGCCGCCTTGCGCCTGGCCATCGGCGCGGTACCGACTCGGGACTATCTGCGCCACGAGCTGGACAGTCTGCGCGACCTGGTCGCGGAACTGCAGTCGGACCAACCCGATGCGGAAACCGACGGGACCGAGCGGCGGGCCAAGAAATCCCACTGAGATCCGAGTACCCCATTGCGCCACTCGCGTCACAGGAGTTATGTATGGTGATCTAGTTCACGAAGTTATCGATATGTAAGTTTCCCGACGCCATACATAAACATCGAGGACGGTCGAGGTGCGCATAGGGGGCCGCTGGGTTGCTCACCCGGCCGTCGCATCGGTGCGGCAACGAGCACTCCGTGCGAAAACGCCGGTATTCGGCATCGCCATGATCACCCCATTGGTATTCGCGGGCGCGGTCGGCGCCACGGCTCCCGCGTCATACGGGAAGACACCGGCCGTTCGGGCTGCCATCACGCCGGTGGCGGCGGTGGCACCGTCGCCCGCCATCGACCTGTCCGGCCCGAGCATCGTCGCCGTCGAGCGCCCTCCGACCAACTTCCACATCGCTGCGGGCACCACCGCGGCCCCACCGCCGGCGAGAGTCGTGAATGCCCCCGGAGCCCTGGGCATTCCCATCATGGCGCTGACCGCCTATCGCAATGCCGAGCAGAAAATGGCCACCGCCGCTCCGGCCTGTGGCATCAGCTGGAACCTGCTGGCCGGCATCGGCCGCATCGAATCGATGCACGCCAACGGCGGGGCCGTTGACGAACGCGGCACCGCGGTGAACCCGATCTATGGGCCCGCCCTGGATGGCACCCTGCCCGGCAACGAAGTGATCATCCAAAGCAAGGTCGGCAACCGGGTCACCTACGCCCGGGCAATGGGCCCAATGCAGTTCCTGCCCGGCACCTGGGCGCGCTACGCCTCCGACGGCGACAGCGACGGGGTGCCCGACCCACAAAACATCTTCGACTCCACGCTGGCCGCCGCCCGGTACCTGTGCAGCGGCGGGCTGAACCTACGGGATCCAGGTCAGGTCATGGCCGCGATCTTGCGGTACAACAACTCGATGCCCTACGCACAAAACGTGCTGGGCTGGGCCGCGGCGTACGCCACCGGCGTGCTGCCCGTCGACCTGCCGCCGATTACCGGGCCGCCCCCACCGATTGGCGACGCTCACCTGGAGCATCCGGAAGGCCTCGGCCCGAATTTGCCGTTGAACGCCAACGGCTTGGGGCCCGCCGACCCGCTCTCCCACATGCCGTTGATCGACTTTGCCCCGCCGCAGATGCCGGCGCCTCCCCCGCCGATGTTCCCGTGGATGCAGCCCACGCCGCAGCCGTTGGCGCCACAGCCCGGGTGCACCCTGATCTGCGTCACCAACCCGCCCGAGGCGGTCCCGCCACCCGCTCCGATGCCGTTCGGACTCATGCCGCCACCGCCTGCCCCCGCCGCGCCGCCACCGCCAGATCCACTGGCTCCACTGGGCGCTCCCCCGGTCGGCGGTCCGCCGGCGGCTCCCGCACCCGCACCGGCTGGCCCGCCGGTACCCGGTGGTCCGGCACCGGCCGGCCCGGCACCTGCACCCGCTGGCCCGGCACCGGCACCCGGCGCACCGGCGCCGGCTGGGCCTGCCCCCACCCCCACACCCAGCGGGCCGGCTCCCGGCGAACCGGTACTCACCCCGGTCCACTGACCACTTGGCTGGCCGCAGGGCCGTAGCCGCAGCCGCATAGACTCGGCAGTGATGTCCGGAACCCCAGATAACGCCGCCGATCAGTCCTCGACAACCCAAGCCATCCGGGCCGCACTGGCCAAGGTGGTTGATCCCGAGCTGCGCCGCCCCATCACCGAACTCGGAATGGTCAAGAGCGTCGAGGTCGCCCCCGACGGCGCGGTGCACGTCGAGATCTACCTCACCACCGGTGCGTGTCCGAAAAAGACCGAAATCAGCGAGCGCGTCACCCAAGCGGTGGCCGACGTGCCCGGTACCGGGGACGTGCGGGTCAGTCTGGATGTGATGAGCGACGAGCAGCGCACCGAGTTGCGCAAGCTGCTACGCGGGGACGCGCGCGAACCGGTCATCCCGTTCGCCCAACCCAGCTCATTGACGCGGGTATATGCGGTCGCCTCGGGCAAGGGCGGCGTGGGGAAGTCCACCGTCACCGTCAACCTGGCGGCCGCAATGGCCGCCCGCGGCCTGTCGGTGGGCGTCCTCGATGCCGATATCCACGGCCACTCCATTCCGCGGATGATGGGCACCACCGACCGGCCCACCCAGGTCGAGTCGATGATCCTGCCGCCCATCGCCCATGAGGTGCGGGTGATCTCGATCGCCCAGTTCACCCAGGAAAACACACCGGTGGTGTGGCGGGGACCGATGCTGCACCGGGCCCTGCAGCAGTTTCTGGCCGACGTGTACTGGGGCGACCTGGATGTGCTGCTGCTCGATCTGCCGCCCGGTACGGGCGATATCGCCATTTCGGTGGCTCAGCTGATCCCCAATGCTGAGATCCTGGTCATCACGACGCCGCAGCTGGCCGCTGCCGAGGTGGCCGAACGCGCCGGCAGCATCGCGCTACAAACCCGCCAGCGGATTGTCGGCGTGGTGGAGAACATGTCTGGGCTGACGCTGCCCGATGGCACCACGATGCACGTATTCGGTGAGGGCGGTGGCCGGCAAGTGGCAGAAAGGCTGACCCGCGCGGTCGGCGCCGACGTGCCGCTGCTCGGACAGATCCCGCTGGACCCGGCACTGGTGGACGCCGGGGATTCGGGAATGCCGATGGTGCTGCGCGCACCCGACTCCGCGGTGGGCAAGGAGCTGCTCAGCATCGCCGACAGCCTGGCCTCGCGACGCCGTGGGCTGACCGGTATGTCGCTGGGATTGGACCCGAAGCGGCGCTGAGCGCTCGCTTACGGTCTAGGTTGCGTCGGAATCAAACGGCGGGCGAACCGGCTCATCCGGCGCCTCCTGGGCGGATGCCACCGCATCCACGGCCGGAGTTGCAGACGCCGCCTTGTCGAAGTTCCCGGTGAAGATCGAGTCGTCGCCGTCGAGCAGGTGTTTGGTCAGCGCCGCACGCGGCGTCATCCCCCGCAGCTTCTGTAACTCGCCGAGCTGCCCGCGCAGATCATCGAACTCAGGCCCCATGTCGTCGCGGAGTTGGCTGGTGACCCCGCTGAGATAGTCACGCGCCTGACGCAACGCGCCCGAACTCCAGCGGATGGCGCCCGGGAGCCGTTCCGGCCCAAGCACGACCAGCCCGACCACGACGAGCACGAGCATTTCCCCCCAGCCGATGTTGGCGAACACTAGCTGGAATCGGGGTCGGGTTTGACGGTCAGCGTGACATGGCGACCATCGCGGACGACCTCCACCGGGGCGTCTTGCCCGATGGTCAGCTGACGCACGGCGACGACGAATTCATCGGAGTCGGCAACACTGCGGTTGCCGATCTTTACGATCACGTCGTTTTCCAGGATTCCGGCCTTCTGCGCGGGGCTTCCGGCCTTTACGTTGGCCACCTGCGCACCCGAGGCAATCGCGTTGCTCACCGAGCGCGTCGTGATCCCGATCGTCGGGTGCACGATCTTCCCGTCTTTGATCAGGGTTTCGGCGACGAACTTCATCTCATTGACCGGGATTGCGAAACCCAGCCCGCTGGCACTGTCCGACAGCGACTTGCCGGCGGTATTGATGCCGATCACCTGGGAGTCCATGTCGATCAGCGGACCGCCGGAGTTGCCGTGGTTGATCGAGGCATCGGTCTGGATGGCGTCGATGACCGTGTCGGTGTCGGAGCCCTCCCCCGACAGCGGGACCGGGCGATGCAGCGCACTGACAATGCCTTCGGTCACCGTGCTGCGCAAGCCCAGCGGCGCACCGACCGCCAGCACCTCATCGCCAACCCGGACCTTGTCGGAATTGCCGAGGCGGGCCACGGTCAGATTGTCGACGTTGTCGACCTTGAGTACCGCCAGGTCGGTCTTGGGGTCGCGGCCCACCAGGCTGGCCGGCACCTCCTTGCCGTCGTTGAACACCACGGTCGTCTTGAACTGGCTGGGGTTGTTGGCGGCCTCGGAGATCACGTGGTTGTTGGTGACGATGTAGCCACGCCCATCGACGATGACACCGGAACCCTGCATGCCCTCCTGGTCGCTCTTGGTCTCGATGGTTACCACCGAGTCGGCGACCGCGGCCGCCACCTTGGTGAACCGGCCCGCCGGCTCTTGGGCGTTGCCGTTGGTGGACAAGGTCACCTTCGACGTTGTGAACGCCTCGACGACTTCGGCCGTCTTGCGGCCGATGACACCGCCGAGCGCCCCGATCACCAGCGCGATCACGGCCAGCACAATCAGCGCCAGGTAGGAAACCTGGCCGCCGAACAACACGTCACGAACGCCGAGCTTGCCGGTTCGGCCCAGCGCGCCCTGCGGTAACGGCGCGGCTACCGCGGGGGTACCCAATGCTGCCGCAGCACCCGGATCGCGCCATGGGTCATCAGCCTCGTCCGCCTGGCCGCCGTCTTTCTCGGCATCCAAGGCGCCGGCGTCGATGGGGTGGCGCTGCAGCGAGTCGGCACCGCCGACGGGACGGCTGAAGGCCTCCTCCAATACCGGGTCCGCCGGTTGATCGTGGGGCTCGTACTCGGACTGGTCGCGATACCGCTGCGGGCGCACCCGCTCGGCCACAAACGATCCCTGGACCCCCGATGGACGCCCGAACGTTTGCCGCGCCGCGGAATCGACTGGTGGCCGGGAGATGGGACGGGGCGCCAGGCGGGGGCCGCCGTCTTGGCCACTGTTGTTGCCTTGGTCGGAGGTCACGTGATCCTCTTCTACATCCTCAATTGAGCGTTCGAGACGGGAGTCAACACGAGCCGTCCTATTGGCACGGCGTTGTCGGTGTCCACCCTAGTATCCATGGATCCCGGCTAGTCGGCATGAACCCGCACGCAGCAACTCCCGGGCCGTGCGTATCGGCGCGCAGCTGCCAAGCTAGCGCCGCTTCCGCTGATCACGGGCCTGGCGCTCGGCGAACGAGTCGGCGAGCCCGGTGGTGTCCTCGGGGGCGCCCTCCGACGGATGATGCGGAATCTCCGACAGCATTCCCAGCAGCGCGGTTGGGATGCGGATGGGATGGGAGTCACGCAGCGCCGCCCGCGCCCGGGTGTGGTCCTCTACCTCGGCCGCGCATTGCGGACACATCGACAAATGATGCGCGGCCCGCAGGTGTGCGTTCATCCGCAGCTCACCGTCGACAAACGCCGCAATCGCCTCGATGGACAGGTGCTCGGTAGAGCGGAAGCGACGAGGCGCACCTACCGGCGCATCGCTTTGAGAAGCGAACTGAGCAGGAAGCCAAGAGAACGCGCGCCGAAACACATGCCCCCGGTCGGCCATGACCAGCTCCTTCCCGCCATCGATATGTCGAATGTAGCGCGGTCCGGTGCCTGATAACCATTATCGGCCAGTAGAACCCCAGGATTTGGGATCAGTTGGCAACCATGCGGAAGCCAAACCGATGGTTCGACGCACGTTCGACGAGCTATCGGGCGGTACCGACAGGCCTCGGGCTCAGTTCGCTGTGTTCGGGATGCGCGGCGAGGTAGTCACGCAACGCCTGCCGTCCGCGGTGAATCCGGCTACGCACGGTGCCCAGCTTCACGCCCAGGGTGGCGCCGATTTCCTCGTAGGACAGACCTTCGATGTCACACAGGACGACCGCGGCGCGGAACTCCGGCGGCAGTGAATCGAGCGCCGCCTGCAAGTCGGGTCCCAGCCGTGAGTCGTGGTAGATCTGCTCGGGGTTGGGGTCGTCGGCAGGCACCCGGTCGTAGTCCTCGGGCAACGCTTCCATCCGGATGCGCGACCGGCGGCGGACCATGTCGAGAAAGAGGTTGGTAGTGATGCGGTGCAACCAGCCCTCGAAGGTGCCCGGCTGGTAGTTCTGGACGGACCGGAACACCCTGATGAACGTTTCCTGAGTGAGATCCTCAGCGTCCTGTTGATTGCCCGACAGGCGATAGGCCAGCCGGTACACCCGGTCGGCGTGCTGGCGCACCAACTCATCCCACGACGGCATCGCAGCCTTGTCACCGGTCGCATCGAATACCGCGGTGCCCAGCAACCCATCAGAGGTTTCGGCCCACTCGTCGTCGCGGACCAGTTGGGGGTGAGACATGGTCGTGGTGCTCAAGGTGGTGATGGTGTGTTCCTCCGGCTTTTCCCTGCCATCAGACATCGGCAGTTCGTCACCGGCGGCAACGCGCAGTTGCCATTCTGTATTCCCGAGCCCGCGTCCTCCACGTTCCATGCCGTTACCGTCGCGTACCGGCGTATGGGCGGCATATGAGCAAACTGAGGTTTAGCTGAGAAACCAATTCGTTACCTGCGTTATCCTGCAGTTATACACTCGTTATGAAGCTCGATTGCATCGTCAGCCTTGGGCGTGTCGGCTTGCGCGATGTCGCGACGCCACTCCTGGCAACGGGCGCGCCTGCCCGACTGCGTCGCCAATCCGACATACGCTGCGGGCATGCATGGCACCGATAGCAGCTCAGACGCCCCAGGCCAGCCGGCCCCGAGTCGAGCCGAATTGCTGTCTGCCCACGCTGAGGGATCGATCTCAGAAGACACGATCCTCAAGACCGCCCGGGACCGGGCTGTCGACATCGGCGTTGGGGCGGTAACACCCGCGGTCGGCGCGCTCTTGAGCATGCTGGCCAAGCTCAGTGGCGGCAAGGCGGTGGCGGAAGTAGGCACCGGCGCCGGTGTCAGCGGCTTGTGGTTGCTATCCGGCATGAGCGATGACGGGGTGTTGACCACGATCGACATCGAGCCCGAGCATCTGCGGGTCGCCAAGCAGGCGTTCACCGAAGCCGGTATCGGACCCTCGCGCACCCGGCTCATCAGTGGCCGCGCTCAAGAGGTGCTGACGCGACTCGCCGATGACTCTTATGACCTGGTGTTCGTTGACGCCGACCCGATCGATCAGCCCGACTATGTGGTCGAGGGTGTGCGGTTGCTGCGCTCCGGCGGGGTGATCGTGGTGCATCGGGCCGCTCTTGGCGGCCGGGCCGGCGATCCGGCCGCGCGCGACGCCGAGGTGACCGCGGTACGGGAGGCGGCACGCCTGATCGCCGAGGATGAACGGCTCACCCCGGCGCTGGTGCCGCTGGGTGACGGTGTGCTGGCCGCGGTCCGCGACTAGTTGAGGCGGGCTTGCGGTTCTCGCCGTGAGCGCGGCGATCGACGGTCGCACCGACTAGGACGTCACGAGCGGCCGAAGAAGCCCGACTGGTAGTCGCCCGCGTTGAATCCGCCCGAGTTGTAGTGGCCCGAATTGCCGAAGCCCGAGCTATTGCTGCCCTGGTTGCCCACGCCCGTGTTGTGGTCGCCCGAGTTGAAAAGACCGGTGTTGTAGTAGCCGGTGCTGGCCAAGCCCACGACGTGGTCCCCGGAGCTCAGCCAGCCGACGTGTAGGCCGCCGTCGCCGTAGTTGAAGAAGCCGGTGTCGGT is from Mycobacterium marinum and encodes:
- a CDS encoding magnesium transporter MgtE N-terminal domain-containing protein; translation: MGSVNRVYVARLSRMMVLGPFGETFGRVRDVVISISIVRQQPRVLGLVVDLATRRSIFIPMLRVAAIEPNAVTLSTASVSLRHFEQRPGEVLAIGQVLDTPVRVNDPDLPELANADIVITDLGIEQTRTRDWMVTRVAVRSPRRLGRRGPLHVVDWQNVRGLTPSALAMPDQDVAQLLDQFEGRRAVDVADAIRGLPSKRRYEVFKALDDERLADILQELPELDQAEVLSQLGTERAADVLEEMDPDDAADLLGVLNPTDAEVLLTRMDPDDSDSVRRLLQHSPDTAGGLMTSNPVVLTPDTSVAEALARVRDPDLTPALSSMVFVARPPTATPTGHYVGYVHLQRLLREPPAELVGGIVDTDLLTLTPETPLAAVTRYFAAYNLVCGPVVDDQNHLLGAVTVDDLLDHLLPHDWRVDVQQLDPAGRPARSGGAL
- a CDS encoding DUF1003 domain-containing protein: MSKTPAARRLYTPRTSRAFAPRLDPEAVGRTTESIARFFGTGRYLLVQTLIVVIWISLNLFAVKLRWDPYPFILLNLAFSTQASYAAPLILLAQNRQENRDRVLLDGDRRRAAQTKADTEYLARELAALRLAIGAVPTRDYLRHELDSLRDLVAELQSDQPDAETDGTERRAKKSH
- a CDS encoding lytic transglycosylase domain-containing protein; translated protein: MRIGGRWVAHPAVASVRQRALRAKTPVFGIAMITPLVFAGAVGATAPASYGKTPAVRAAITPVAAVAPSPAIDLSGPSIVAVERPPTNFHIAAGTTAAPPPARVVNAPGALGIPIMALTAYRNAEQKMATAAPACGISWNLLAGIGRIESMHANGGAVDERGTAVNPIYGPALDGTLPGNEVIIQSKVGNRVTYARAMGPMQFLPGTWARYASDGDSDGVPDPQNIFDSTLAAARYLCSGGLNLRDPGQVMAAILRYNNSMPYAQNVLGWAAAYATGVLPVDLPPITGPPPPIGDAHLEHPEGLGPNLPLNANGLGPADPLSHMPLIDFAPPQMPAPPPPMFPWMQPTPQPLAPQPGCTLICVTNPPEAVPPPAPMPFGLMPPPPAPAAPPPPDPLAPLGAPPVGGPPAAPAPAPAGPPVPGGPAPAGPAPAPAGPAPAPGAPAPAGPAPTPTPSGPAPGEPVLTPVH
- a CDS encoding Mrp/NBP35 family ATP-binding protein; protein product: MSGTPDNAADQSSTTQAIRAALAKVVDPELRRPITELGMVKSVEVAPDGAVHVEIYLTTGACPKKTEISERVTQAVADVPGTGDVRVSLDVMSDEQRTELRKLLRGDAREPVIPFAQPSSLTRVYAVASGKGGVGKSTVTVNLAAAMAARGLSVGVLDADIHGHSIPRMMGTTDRPTQVESMILPPIAHEVRVISIAQFTQENTPVVWRGPMLHRALQQFLADVYWGDLDVLLLDLPPGTGDIAISVAQLIPNAEILVITTPQLAAAEVAERAGSIALQTRQRIVGVVENMSGLTLPDGTTMHVFGEGGGRQVAERLTRAVGADVPLLGQIPLDPALVDAGDSGMPMVLRAPDSAVGKELLSIADSLASRRRGLTGMSLGLDPKRR
- the tatB gene encoding Sec-independent protein translocase protein TatB, encoding MFANIGWGEMLVLVVVGLVVLGPERLPGAIRWSSGALRQARDYLSGVTSQLRDDMGPEFDDLRGQLGELQKLRGMTPRAALTKHLLDGDDSIFTGNFDKAASATPAVDAVASAQEAPDEPVRPPFDSDAT
- a CDS encoding S1C family serine protease; protein product: MTSDQGNNSGQDGGPRLAPRPISRPPVDSAARQTFGRPSGVQGSFVAERVRPQRYRDQSEYEPHDQPADPVLEEAFSRPVGGADSLQRHPIDAGALDAEKDGGQADEADDPWRDPGAAAALGTPAVAAPLPQGALGRTGKLGVRDVLFGGQVSYLALIVLAVIALVIGALGGVIGRKTAEVVEAFTTSKVTLSTNGNAQEPAGRFTKVAAAVADSVVTIETKSDQEGMQGSGVIVDGRGYIVTNNHVISEAANNPSQFKTTVVFNDGKEVPASLVGRDPKTDLAVLKVDNVDNLTVARLGNSDKVRVGDEVLAVGAPLGLRSTVTEGIVSALHRPVPLSGEGSDTDTVIDAIQTDASINHGNSGGPLIDMDSQVIGINTAGKSLSDSASGLGFAIPVNEMKFVAETLIKDGKIVHPTIGITTRSVSNAIASGAQVANVKAGSPAQKAGILENDVIVKIGNRSVADSDEFVVAVRQLTIGQDAPVEVVRDGRHVTLTVKPDPDSS
- the rseA gene encoding anti-sigma E factor RseA encodes the protein MADRGHVFRRAFSWLPAQFASQSDAPVGAPRRFRSTEHLSIEAIAAFVDGELRMNAHLRAAHHLSMCPQCAAEVEDHTRARAALRDSHPIRIPTALLGMLSEIPHHPSEGAPEDTTGLADSFAERQARDQRKRR
- the sigE gene encoding RNA polymerase sigma factor SigE; the protein is MERGGRGLGNTEWQLRVAAGDELPMSDGREKPEEHTITTLSTTTMSHPQLVRDDEWAETSDGLLGTAVFDATGDKAAMPSWDELVRQHADRVYRLAYRLSGNQQDAEDLTQETFIRVFRSVQNYQPGTFEGWLHRITTNLFLDMVRRRSRIRMEALPEDYDRVPADDPNPEQIYHDSRLGPDLQAALDSLPPEFRAAVVLCDIEGLSYEEIGATLGVKLGTVRSRIHRGRQALRDYLAAHPEHSELSPRPVGTAR
- a CDS encoding O-methyltransferase, whose translation is MHGTDSSSDAPGQPAPSRAELLSAHAEGSISEDTILKTARDRAVDIGVGAVTPAVGALLSMLAKLSGGKAVAEVGTGAGVSGLWLLSGMSDDGVLTTIDIEPEHLRVAKQAFTEAGIGPSRTRLISGRAQEVLTRLADDSYDLVFVDADPIDQPDYVVEGVRLLRSGGVIVVHRAALGGRAGDPAARDAEVTAVREAARLIAEDERLTPALVPLGDGVLAAVRD